The following coding sequences lie in one Paracidovorax avenae genomic window:
- a CDS encoding acyl-CoA dehydrogenase family protein produces MADVTYLDWPFFEPRHAQLARDLDAWAQAHLHADHGPDVDAECRALVRALGEGGWLHHAVGESGAAIDTRTLCLIRETLARHSGLADFAFAMQGLGSGAISLHGTPEQRARYLERVARGEAIAAFALSEPEAGSDVAAMGCTARAEGDGYVLDGEKTWISNGGIADFYVVFARTGEAPGARGISAFIVDADAPGFSIAERIDVIAPHPLARLRFDGCRVPAAQRLGAPGEGFKVAMRTLDVFRTSVAAAALGFARRAMDEALSRATTRRMFGGVLADFQLTQAKLAQMATAIDSAALLTYRAAWLRDRGAVITREAAMAKMTATENAQQVIDAAVQLFGGLGVVSGQPVERLYREIRALRIYEGATEVQQLIIGRDLLKSAAAAGAAAG; encoded by the coding sequence ATGGCGGACGTGACTTATCTCGACTGGCCGTTCTTCGAGCCGCGGCATGCGCAACTGGCCCGCGACCTGGATGCCTGGGCGCAGGCCCATCTGCATGCCGACCATGGCCCCGACGTGGACGCCGAATGCCGCGCCCTGGTGCGCGCGCTCGGCGAGGGCGGCTGGCTGCACCATGCCGTGGGCGAATCGGGCGCCGCCATCGACACCCGCACGCTCTGCCTGATCCGCGAGACGCTGGCGCGTCATTCGGGCCTGGCGGACTTCGCGTTCGCCATGCAGGGCCTGGGCAGCGGGGCGATCAGCCTGCACGGTACGCCGGAGCAGCGCGCGCGCTACCTGGAGCGCGTGGCGCGCGGCGAGGCCATCGCCGCTTTCGCGCTCTCGGAGCCCGAAGCCGGCTCCGACGTCGCGGCCATGGGCTGCACGGCCCGCGCCGAGGGCGACGGGTACGTGCTCGACGGCGAGAAGACCTGGATCTCCAATGGCGGCATTGCCGACTTCTATGTGGTGTTCGCGCGCACTGGCGAGGCGCCCGGCGCGCGCGGCATCAGCGCCTTCATCGTCGATGCCGATGCGCCGGGCTTCTCGATCGCCGAGCGCATCGATGTGATCGCTCCGCACCCGCTGGCCCGGCTGCGCTTCGACGGCTGCCGCGTGCCCGCCGCGCAGCGCCTGGGCGCGCCCGGCGAGGGCTTCAAAGTGGCCATGCGCACGCTGGACGTGTTCCGCACCTCCGTGGCCGCGGCGGCACTGGGCTTCGCGCGGCGCGCGATGGACGAGGCGCTGTCGCGCGCCACCACGCGCCGCATGTTCGGCGGCGTGCTGGCGGATTTCCAGCTCACCCAGGCGAAGCTCGCGCAGATGGCCACGGCCATCGACAGTGCGGCGCTGCTCACCTACCGCGCCGCCTGGCTGCGCGACCGCGGCGCGGTCATCACGCGCGAGGCCGCCATGGCGAAGATGACGGCCACCGAGAACGCGCAGCAGGTGATCGACGCGGCGGTGCAGCTCTTCGGCGGGCTGGGCGTGGTGAGCGGGCAGCCGGTGGAGCGGCTCTACCGCGAGATCCGCGCGCTGCGCATCTACGAAGGGGCGACCGAGGTGCAGCAGCTCATCATCGGCCGCGACCTGCTCAAGTCCGCGGCGGCTGCCGGGGCCGCCGCCGGCTGA
- a CDS encoding AMP-binding protein yields MHASAHADTFARDRLPPAEQQPEYLFDLPELQFPERLNCADPLLDVHVREGRGGRLCIRAPGGVAWTYADLQDKAHRIANVLVHRMGLQPGNRVLLRAPNNPMLAACWFAVMKAGGIAVATMPLLRAKELKAIIDIAQVTHALCDASLAEELALAAQEPGSPLRAVRHFHDAGPEGLEALMAEASARFTNVDTASDDCCLLGFTSGTTGVPKATMHYHRDVMAICHCWPPHVLRPRADDVFIGSPPLAFTFGLGGLLLFPLHIGASTVLLEKAGPPQLLEAIQQFGATVLFTAPTSYRALAADGALLRGTPLRKCVSAGEALPASTRALWKEATGIELIDGIGATEMLHIFISHDEAGARPGATGKPVPGYRARVVDEAGREVPPGTVGRLAVRGPTGCRYLADARQQAYVQDGWNLTGDAYLMDADGYFFYQARTDDMIVSAGYNIAAPEVEEALLAHPAVAECAVIGVPDAQRGQIVKAFVVLRPGTAADDGTVQALQDFVKRTVAPYKYPRAVEFTDRLPRTQTGKLQRFKLHAPA; encoded by the coding sequence ATGCATGCCAGCGCCCACGCCGATACTTTCGCGCGCGACCGCCTTCCGCCGGCCGAGCAGCAGCCCGAGTACCTGTTCGACCTGCCGGAACTGCAATTCCCCGAGCGCCTGAACTGCGCCGATCCGCTGCTGGACGTGCATGTGCGCGAAGGACGGGGCGGGCGGTTGTGCATCCGGGCGCCGGGCGGTGTCGCCTGGACCTATGCCGACCTGCAGGACAAAGCCCACCGCATCGCCAACGTGCTGGTGCACCGCATGGGCCTGCAGCCGGGCAACCGCGTGCTGCTGCGCGCGCCCAACAATCCCATGCTCGCGGCCTGCTGGTTCGCGGTGATGAAGGCCGGCGGCATCGCCGTGGCCACCATGCCGCTGCTGCGCGCCAAGGAGTTGAAGGCCATCATCGACATCGCCCAGGTCACGCATGCGCTGTGCGACGCATCATTGGCCGAGGAACTGGCGCTGGCCGCGCAGGAGCCCGGTTCGCCCCTGCGTGCGGTGCGGCATTTCCACGATGCCGGGCCGGAGGGCCTGGAGGCGCTCATGGCCGAGGCCTCTGCCCGGTTCACCAACGTGGATACCGCCTCCGACGACTGCTGCCTGCTGGGCTTCACCTCCGGCACCACGGGGGTGCCCAAGGCGACGATGCACTACCACCGCGATGTGATGGCCATCTGCCACTGCTGGCCGCCGCATGTGCTGCGTCCACGTGCGGACGACGTCTTCATCGGCAGCCCGCCGCTGGCCTTCACCTTCGGGCTGGGCGGGCTGCTGCTCTTTCCGCTGCACATCGGCGCCTCCACGGTGCTGCTGGAAAAGGCCGGGCCGCCGCAGCTGCTGGAGGCCATCCAGCAGTTCGGCGCGACGGTGCTCTTCACGGCGCCCACTTCCTACCGCGCGCTGGCGGCCGACGGTGCGCTGCTGCGCGGCACGCCGCTGCGCAAGTGCGTGTCCGCCGGCGAGGCGCTGCCCGCCTCGACGCGCGCGCTCTGGAAGGAGGCGACCGGCATCGAGCTGATCGACGGCATCGGCGCCACGGAGATGCTGCACATCTTCATCTCCCACGACGAAGCGGGGGCGCGGCCCGGCGCCACGGGCAAGCCCGTGCCTGGCTACCGGGCCCGCGTGGTGGACGAGGCGGGCCGGGAGGTACCGCCGGGCACCGTGGGCCGGCTGGCGGTGCGGGGGCCGACGGGCTGCCGCTACCTTGCGGACGCGCGGCAGCAGGCCTACGTGCAGGACGGCTGGAACCTGACCGGCGACGCCTATCTGATGGATGCGGACGGCTACTTCTTCTACCAGGCGCGCACCGACGACATGATCGTCTCGGCCGGCTACAACATCGCCGCGCCCGAGGTGGAGGAGGCGTTGCTGGCCCACCCCGCGGTGGCGGAATGCGCCGTGATCGGCGTGCCGGACGCGCAGCGCGGGCAGATCGTCAAGGCCTTCGTGGTGCTGCGTCCCGGCACCGCGGCGGACGACGGCACCGTGCAGGCATTGCAGGATTTCGTCAAGCGCACGGTCGCTCCGTACAAATACCCCCGCGCCGTGGAATTCACCGATCGGCTTCCGCGCACGCAAACGGGGAAGCTGCAGCGCTTTAAGCTACATGCCCCGGCATGA
- a CDS encoding ABC transporter substrate-binding protein, with product MPFLPSRAHRSSTSAALCAALALLAGGAQAADKVKVGLLTTLSGPGSGLGIDIRDGFQLAVKQGAGKLGDLPAEVTVADDQQSPDAAKQTADRLVKRERVDFMTGIVFSNVMLAVGQPVFQSRTFYISANAGPSQYAGAQCNPYFFSASYQNDNMHEAVGKTVQDRGFKKVALLAPNYPAGKDALAGFKRFYKGEVVMEAYTPLSQLDYGAELSKIRASGADAVFVFLPGGLGVNFVKQFTGAGLGREMKLFAPGFSADEDVIRAVGDAMVGIFNSSQWAHDMDNAANKRFVADFQKEYGRLPTLYAAQGYDAARLIDGAVRRVGGKLEDKAALRKALEAAPFESVRGPFRFNTNHYPVQDYYLREVVKDGQGRITNKTVGRVFEAHADAYAGECRMPS from the coding sequence ATGCCATTCCTCCCGTCCCGCGCGCACCGTTCCTCCACGTCCGCTGCCCTCTGCGCGGCCCTCGCCCTGCTGGCTGGTGGCGCCCAGGCTGCGGACAAGGTCAAGGTCGGCCTGCTGACCACGCTGTCGGGCCCCGGGTCGGGCCTCGGGATCGACATCCGCGATGGCTTCCAGCTCGCGGTGAAGCAGGGCGCGGGCAAGCTCGGCGACCTGCCGGCCGAAGTGACCGTGGCGGACGACCAGCAGAGCCCCGATGCGGCCAAGCAGACGGCCGACCGGCTGGTCAAGCGCGAGCGCGTCGATTTCATGACCGGCATCGTGTTTTCCAACGTGATGCTGGCCGTCGGGCAGCCGGTGTTCCAGTCGCGCACCTTCTACATCAGTGCCAACGCCGGTCCGTCGCAGTATGCGGGCGCGCAATGCAACCCGTACTTCTTCAGCGCCTCCTACCAGAACGACAACATGCACGAGGCCGTGGGCAAGACCGTGCAGGACCGCGGATTCAAGAAGGTGGCCCTGCTCGCGCCCAACTACCCGGCGGGCAAGGACGCGCTGGCCGGCTTCAAGCGTTTCTACAAGGGCGAGGTGGTCATGGAGGCCTACACGCCGCTGAGCCAGCTCGACTACGGCGCGGAGCTGTCCAAGATCCGCGCCTCCGGTGCCGATGCGGTGTTCGTGTTCCTGCCGGGCGGCCTGGGCGTGAACTTCGTCAAGCAGTTCACAGGCGCGGGCCTGGGCAGGGAGATGAAGCTCTTCGCCCCGGGCTTCTCGGCGGACGAGGACGTGATCCGCGCGGTGGGCGATGCCATGGTGGGCATCTTCAACAGCTCGCAGTGGGCGCACGACATGGACAACGCGGCCAACAAGCGCTTCGTGGCCGATTTCCAGAAGGAATACGGCCGCTTGCCGACGCTGTATGCCGCTCAGGGCTACGACGCCGCCCGGCTCATCGACGGCGCGGTGCGCCGCGTGGGCGGCAAGCTGGAAGACAAGGCCGCGCTGCGCAAGGCGCTGGAGGCCGCGCCGTTCGAATCCGTGCGCGGGCCGTTCCGCTTCAACACCAACCACTACCCGGTGCAGGACTACTACCTGCGCGAGGTGGTGAAGGACGGGCAGGGCCGCATCACCAACAAGACCGTCGGCCGCGTGTTCGAGGCGCATGCCGATGCCTACGCCGGCGAATGCCGCATGCCCTCCTGA
- a CDS encoding branched-chain amino acid ABC transporter permease, which yields MTGLLLLEQSLNGLQFGLMLFLLAAGLTLVFGIMDMINLAHGSLYMVGAYLIAAIATASGSFWIGLAGGTLATAAIGVLLEVSVLRRLYRRDHLSQVLGTFAILLMANEAVRMVWGSQPVPLNPPPALAGPVELLPGFSYPAYRLFIIGVGLAVALALYLLVTRTRVGMQVRAGASNREMAMAMGTNVRRLFTGIFALGAALCAIAGGMLGPLLAVQVGMGESILILAFVVIVIGGIGSIRGALVGALLVGLVDTAGRTLVPLLAERLLGPAAAAGAGPAVASILIYVLMAAVLFWKPRGLFPSHG from the coding sequence ATGACGGGGCTCCTGCTTCTCGAGCAATCGCTCAACGGCCTGCAGTTCGGGCTGATGCTGTTCCTGCTGGCCGCCGGCCTCACGCTGGTGTTCGGCATCATGGACATGATCAACCTGGCGCACGGCTCGCTCTACATGGTGGGTGCGTACCTGATCGCGGCCATCGCCACGGCGTCCGGCTCGTTCTGGATCGGCCTCGCGGGCGGCACGCTGGCCACGGCGGCGATCGGCGTGCTGCTGGAGGTGTCCGTGCTGCGGCGCCTCTACCGGCGCGACCACCTCTCGCAGGTGCTGGGCACTTTCGCGATCCTGCTGATGGCCAACGAGGCCGTGCGCATGGTGTGGGGTTCGCAGCCGGTACCGCTGAATCCGCCGCCCGCGCTGGCCGGCCCGGTGGAGCTGCTGCCGGGCTTTTCCTACCCCGCCTACCGGCTCTTCATCATCGGCGTGGGGCTGGCGGTGGCGCTGGCGCTCTACCTGCTGGTCACGCGCACGCGCGTCGGCATGCAGGTGCGCGCCGGTGCCTCCAACCGCGAGATGGCGATGGCCATGGGCACCAATGTGCGCCGGCTGTTCACGGGCATCTTCGCGCTGGGCGCCGCGCTCTGCGCGATCGCGGGCGGCATGCTCGGGCCGCTGCTGGCGGTGCAGGTGGGCATGGGCGAGAGCATCCTGATCCTCGCCTTCGTGGTGATCGTGATCGGCGGCATCGGCTCCATCCGCGGCGCGCTGGTGGGCGCGCTGCTGGTCGGGCTGGTGGACACCGCCGGCCGCACCCTCGTGCCGCTGCTCGCCGAGCGCCTGCTGGGGCCCGCGGCCGCGGCCGGCGCGGGTCCGGCCGTCGCCTCGATCCTGATCTACGTGCTGATGGCGGCGGTGCTGTTCTGGAAGCCGCGCGGCCTGTTCCCCTCCCATGGCTGA
- a CDS encoding branched-chain amino acid ABC transporter permease encodes MPPTPSHPPSLLDHGLHPRWSIPLLVLLALLPTIAQALDEGFYIGVASRILVFALAATSLNLILGFGGMVSFGHAAFVGVGAYAVGILMQEGIASAWIAWPAAIAAGALFAFVIGLVSLRTQGVYFIMITLAFAQMLFYLMVSLKAYGGEDGLSLASRSQLGPWLDLADDARFYYCVLAICVLVFVGLARLLNARFGHALQGIRENETRMAALGFAVYRTKLAAFTLAGAIAGLAGALLANQAGFVSPAALQWSQSGMLMVMVILGGVGRLYGGFVGAVAFLLIEEVLAAHTMHWQFGLGAVLLVVVLVAPNGLLSLARSRGAKAGRP; translated from the coding sequence ATGCCGCCGACCCCATCCCATCCCCCCAGCCTGCTGGACCACGGCCTGCACCCGCGCTGGAGCATCCCGCTGCTGGTGCTGCTGGCGCTGCTGCCCACCATCGCGCAGGCGCTGGACGAGGGCTTCTACATCGGTGTCGCGAGCCGCATCCTGGTCTTCGCGCTGGCCGCCACCAGCCTGAACCTGATCCTCGGCTTCGGCGGCATGGTCAGCTTCGGCCATGCGGCCTTCGTGGGCGTGGGCGCCTACGCGGTGGGCATCCTGATGCAGGAGGGCATCGCCTCCGCCTGGATCGCCTGGCCGGCCGCCATCGCCGCGGGCGCGCTGTTCGCGTTCGTGATCGGCCTGGTCAGCCTGCGCACGCAGGGCGTGTACTTCATCATGATCACGCTCGCGTTCGCGCAGATGCTGTTCTACCTGATGGTGTCGCTCAAGGCCTACGGCGGCGAGGACGGCCTGTCGCTCGCGTCGCGCTCGCAGCTCGGCCCCTGGCTCGACCTGGCGGATGACGCGCGCTTCTACTACTGCGTGCTGGCGATCTGCGTGCTGGTCTTCGTGGGCCTGGCGCGGCTGCTCAACGCCCGTTTCGGCCATGCGCTGCAGGGCATCCGCGAGAACGAGACGCGCATGGCCGCGCTGGGCTTTGCCGTCTATCGCACCAAGCTCGCGGCCTTCACGCTGGCGGGCGCCATCGCCGGGCTCGCTGGCGCGCTGCTGGCCAACCAGGCCGGCTTCGTGAGCCCCGCGGCGCTGCAGTGGAGCCAGTCGGGCATGCTCATGGTGATGGTGATCCTGGGCGGGGTGGGGCGGCTCTACGGCGGCTTCGTGGGTGCGGTGGCGTTCCTGCTGATCGAGGAAGTGCTCGCGGCGCACACCATGCACTGGCAGTTCGGACTGGGTGCGGTGCTGCTGGTCGTGGTGCTGGTGGCACCCAACGGGCTGCTGAGCCTCGCGCGGTCCCGCGGTGCGAAAGCGGGGCGGCCATGA
- a CDS encoding ABC transporter ATP-binding protein: protein MSARVLLRTEQLVRRFGGLLATDHAELSVLEGEVHALIGPNGAGKTTLIHQLSGTLAPTSGHIHFDGEDVTGLPIHARVRRGLVRSYQITSVFPRLPVLDNLALAVQARTGGSRGFWRPARAERERYAEAQAVAERVGLGDQSSQLAGALSHGQQRQLEVGLALALRPRLLLLDEPMAGMGPEESERMVGLLQGLRGEVTLLLVEHDMDAVFRLADRISALVSGRVIATGTPQAIRQHPDVRRAYLGDELEEATP, encoded by the coding sequence ATGAGCGCGCGCGTCCTCCTGCGGACCGAGCAGCTGGTGCGCCGCTTCGGCGGCCTGCTCGCCACCGACCATGCGGAACTGTCGGTGCTCGAAGGCGAGGTGCATGCGCTCATCGGCCCCAACGGCGCCGGCAAGACGACGCTGATCCACCAGCTCTCCGGTACGCTGGCGCCCACCAGCGGGCACATCCATTTCGACGGGGAGGATGTCACCGGACTGCCGATCCATGCGCGGGTGCGGCGCGGGCTGGTGCGCTCCTACCAGATCACGAGCGTCTTTCCCCGCCTGCCGGTGCTGGACAACCTCGCACTCGCCGTGCAGGCGCGCACCGGCGGCAGCCGCGGTTTCTGGCGTCCGGCGCGCGCCGAGCGCGAGCGCTATGCCGAGGCGCAGGCCGTGGCGGAGCGCGTCGGCCTGGGCGATCAATCGTCGCAACTGGCCGGTGCGCTGTCCCACGGCCAGCAGCGGCAGCTCGAAGTGGGGCTGGCGCTGGCGCTGCGGCCCCGGCTGCTGCTGCTCGACGAACCGATGGCCGGCATGGGACCGGAAGAATCCGAACGCATGGTCGGCCTGCTGCAGGGGCTGCGCGGCGAGGTGACGCTGCTACTGGTCGAGCACGACATGGATGCCGTCTTCCGCCTGGCCGACCGCATCTCCGCGCTCGTCTCGGGCCGTGTGATCGCCACCGGCACCCCGCAGGCAATCCGCCAGCACCCCGACGTGCGACGCGCCTACCTGGGCGACGAACTGGAGGAGGCCACGCCATGA
- a CDS encoding ABC transporter ATP-binding protein: MSALLEVEGLEAAYGSSQVLFGIAFDIRAGEVATLLGRNGMGKTTTVRALLGLTRARAGSVRFRGERIERLAPDRIARMGLAVVPEGRQIFPNLSVRENLVAFAARRNAAADPWTLDRVHALFPRLAERASHMGGQLSGGEQQMLAIGRALMTNPHLLVLDEATEGLAPLIREEIWRCLDALRAQGQTILVIDKYVRRLVRLADRHTIIERGRVAWQGDSGALAADPALWQRYVGV, encoded by the coding sequence ATGAGCGCATTGCTCGAAGTCGAGGGGCTCGAGGCCGCCTACGGCAGCAGCCAGGTGCTGTTCGGCATCGCGTTCGACATCCGTGCCGGCGAGGTCGCCACGCTGCTGGGCCGCAACGGCATGGGCAAGACGACCACGGTGCGCGCGCTGCTCGGGCTCACGCGCGCCAGGGCCGGATCGGTGCGCTTCCGTGGCGAGCGCATCGAGCGGCTGGCGCCGGACCGCATTGCCCGCATGGGCCTGGCGGTGGTGCCCGAGGGACGGCAGATCTTCCCCAACCTCTCGGTGCGCGAGAACCTCGTGGCCTTCGCCGCGCGCCGCAACGCCGCCGCCGACCCGTGGACGCTCGACCGCGTGCATGCGCTGTTCCCGCGACTGGCCGAGCGGGCCTCGCACATGGGCGGGCAGCTCTCGGGCGGCGAGCAGCAGATGCTGGCCATCGGCCGTGCGCTCATGACCAACCCGCACCTGCTCGTGCTGGACGAGGCGACGGAAGGGCTGGCACCGCTGATCCGCGAAGAGATCTGGCGCTGCCTGGACGCCCTGCGCGCGCAGGGCCAGACCATCCTGGTCATCGACAAATACGTGCGCCGCCTCGTGCGGCTCGCCGACCGCCACACCATCATCGAGCGCGGCCGGGTGGCCTGGCAGGGCGATTCGGGCGCGCTCGCGGCCGACCCGGCGCTGTGGCAGCGCTACGTGGGCGTGTGA
- a CDS encoding RidA family protein, with protein MQVLLPPGWPRPKGYANGVAARGRMVFVAGMIGWDAQGVFHTDTLCGQVRQALQNIVEVLKEGGARPEHIVRMTWYVTDKKDYVASLRQIGQDFREIIGSFNAAMTAVEVSALIEDRAKVEIEVTAVVPD; from the coding sequence ATGCAAGTCCTTCTTCCCCCCGGATGGCCCCGGCCCAAGGGTTACGCCAACGGCGTCGCGGCGCGCGGCCGCATGGTCTTCGTGGCCGGCATGATCGGCTGGGACGCCCAGGGCGTCTTCCATACCGACACGCTGTGCGGCCAGGTGCGGCAGGCGCTGCAGAACATCGTCGAGGTGCTCAAGGAAGGCGGCGCGCGCCCCGAGCACATCGTGCGCATGACCTGGTACGTGACCGACAAGAAGGACTACGTGGCCTCGCTGCGGCAGATCGGCCAGGACTTCCGCGAGATCATCGGCAGCTTCAACGCGGCGATGACGGCGGTGGAGGTCTCGGCGCTGATCGAGGACCGTGCCAAGGTCGAGATCGAGGTCACGGCCGTGGTGCCGGACTGA